The following is a genomic window from Desulfuribacillus stibiiarsenatis.
ATAGAAGATATTGAGTTAGAACAGCTAGCTAACACTTGTTCCAAGATATATAATGAACATACGTATGCTCATCCGCTTATATATGATACAGTATATCTTGTTATAAGTAATTCTAGTGGGAAAACAAATGAATTACTAGCACAGTATTACGAGGTTCCGGAGCGGGAGCAATTTGCTATTGTCTACAAGGTTATTAAACAAAATAAAGGAACAATACTGTATGAAACACTTCGTCAGCAGCTTGAGGAGGTTGGGATCTCTGAGAGAAGCTGTAGAACTATATTGCATGTGTTTCAAGAACTATCATTTATCTCAATCAATCATGAACAAATAGAAATTATAGAAAGTCCTGAAAAACGGAACTTAGAAGAATCGAAATTTTACTCAGATTTACTATTGAATTATCAAATATATCTTAAACATATCTACCACTAGAAAATTAAGCTCGCACAATAGGAGGCGCTCATATGGATCTAAAAGAATGTATTCGACTGATTCCAAACTACCCAAAGGAAGGTATCCTTTTTAAGGACATTACCCCATTGTTGAAAAATAGTGATGCGTTACAGTATACAATAAAACAAATGGTGAAATTCTGTGAAAATAAACAGCCAGATATCGTTGTCGGACCAGAATCAAGAGGGTTTATTTTTGGAACACCATTAGCGTACGAATTAGGTGCAGGTTTTGTACCAGTAAGAAAGCCAGGGAAGCTACCAGCTGAAGTGGAAAGAGTAGAGTATGAGTTAGAATACGGGACAGATGCCCTAGAAATCCATAAAGACTCGATTATGCCAGGGCAAAAAGTAGTCATCTGCGACGATTTATTAGCAACTGGAGGGACTGTACAATCAGCGATTCAACTAATTGAAAAGCTTGGTGGTGAAGTCGTCGGTATTTGCTTCTTAATTGAATTGACATTTCTAAATGGTGCGGATAAATTAAAAGGATATGATGTCCAAAGTTTAATCAAATACTAGTTGAAAATCCTTTAGATGGGTGCGTACCAAAATGAACATACAAGCATTACTAGTAAAAATTAAAGATTACCCTCAACAGGATATTGAGCGCATAACGTCCGCATATGAAGAAGCGGCTAGAGCTCATGAAGGTCAGAAACGTATTTCTGGCGAGGATTATATTATCCACCCATTATCAGTCGCGATCATTACTGCAGAATTAAAGCTCGATGCAGTAACAATTATGGCGGCTCTTTTGCATGACGTTGTAGAAGACACACCAGTCACAACCGAAGAAATCGAAAAAAAGTTTGGCAAAGATGTGGCCATGTTAGTCGATGGTGTCACGAAACTCTCGAAGATCAAATATCAGACAAAAGAAGAGCAGCAAGCCGAAAACTTGCGCAAAATGTTTATGGCAATGGCTAAAGATATTCGCGTGTTATTAATTAAATTAGCAGACCGCTTAAATAATATACGTACATTAAAACCACTTCCTCCAGAAAAGCAAAAGAGAATTGCACAAGAGACATTAGAGATTTTCGCTCCTCTTGCTCATCGTCTAGGGATATCTACTGTTAAATGGGAATTGGAAGATATTGCGTTCCGATACATTGAACCGTCACAATATTATCGTATAGTCAATTTAATGACACAGAAGCGTAGAGACCGTGAACAATTTATCGATCAGATTAATCTGGAATTAAGAACACGATTAGACCAAATGGAAATATCAGCAGATATCTCTGGAAGACCGAAACACATCTATAGTATTCATCGGAAAATGGTATCGCAGAATAAGCGATTTGATGAGATATATGACCTATTAGCAGTTCGTGTTATTGTGGAGAACATTAAAGATTGCTATGCAGTCTTAGGTGTTGTGCATACCATATGGAAACCGATGCCAGGTCGTTTTAAGGATTACATTGCGATGCCAAAGGTTAATATGTATCAGTCGTTGCATACAACTGTCATAGGTCCTCAAGGTAAGCCGTTTGAGATTCAAATTAGAACTTTAGACATGCATCAAACAGCGGAGCTCGGAATTGCTGCGCACTGGGCGTACAAAGAGAATAAGAAAATTCATAATAATAACTATGAACAAAAGCTTGGCTGGTTTAAAGAGATTCTCGATTGGCAACATGATGTAGGAGATGCCAATGAATTTGTTGAAAACATCAAATATGATTTATACGCAGAAGACGTATTCGTATTTACACCGAAAGGCGATGTTTTCGAATTACCAGCTGGATCTGTGCCAATCGACTTTGCTTATAGGGTTCATACGGACGTTGGGAATTCAACGGTAGGGGCAAAAATAAATGGTCGAATTGTCACATTAGACTACCGTTTGAAAACTGGTGACATTATTGAAATCTTAACATCGAAGCAAAGTTTTGGACCAAGCCGAGATTGGTTGAAAATCGCTCAATCCAGTCAAGCAAAAGCGAAAATTAGAAACTGGTTTAAGAAGCAAAAACGTGATGAGAATATTCAAAAAGGTCGAGAAATGCTCGAAAAAGAGCTGCGCAAGTTAAACTTTGAACCTGGAGATTTTCTCGGACATCAGCAATTGCAGGAAATGATCAAGAAGTTTAATTTCTCTCATGAAAGCGATTTATATGCGGCAATTGGTTACAATGGCATTAGTGCGCACCAAATTGCAATGCGATTAACAGAAAAGCAACGTCATGACCAAGCTAGAGATAATCATCTAACGGCTCTTTTAGAAGCGAAACCTGTCTTAAAGCACAAAAAGAAACAGCCTTTAGGTGTAAGGGTAAAGGGAGTAGATAATTTACTTGTTCGTTTTTCTAAATGCTGTAGCCCTGTTCCAGGTGATGATATTGTTGGATATATAACAAAAGGGCGAGGTGTCTCTGTCCATCGCTTAGACTGTCCAAATGTACAGAATGAAGAAAACGCCCAACGTTTAATTCCTGTAGAATGGGAAAGTGATGTAGAGACCTCCTATACAGTTGAACTAGAAATTACTGGGCTAGATCGTCCACTACTTTTAAATGAGGTTATGCAGGCCGTATCAGAAACAAAAACAGACATTAACGCAGCCTCAGGTAAAGGGGACAGAAATAAGCGAGCCATTATATTACTCACAATCTCTATACGTAACGTAGAACATTTACGTACGATTGTAGAGCGTATCAAAAGGGTACGTGATATTTACACAGTACGTAGGGTAATGCAATAAAATGAAAATATGAAAAGAAAAGAATATGAGGTGACTATATGGTTTGGAATATTCGAACACTGCCGATGGGGCCCGTGGAAGCAAATTGTTATGTTATATATGACGAGCAATCAAAGAATGGATTTATCGTAGACCCTGGTAGTCTTGATATTCATGACATATTGGAAATCATCGAGAGTGAACAGCTGCAAATCCAATATATCCTATTAACACATGGACATTTTGATCATATTTTGGGAATTGATGAATTGCGTAAGGTAATCAATGCGCCAGTGTGTATTCACAAAGATGATCAGATAAAACTCATAAATGCAAAAGAGAACCTCTCTACCTTCATGGGTAGTGGGTATGAATTTAATGCTGCGGAGCGTGTACTAGAAGATCGAGAAATGCTTCCAATCGCGAATATGAATATTGTTGTTTACCATACTCCAGGCCATACGTCAGGAGGAGTATGTTATCACTTGGGAAATTACTTATTTTCTGGAGATACTCTGTTTGCTGGCTCGGTAGGAAGAACTGATTTTCCAGGTGGCTCTATGGATCAACTGATTGATGGAATCCGTAAGCAATTATTAGTTTTACCTGACGATACTGTTGTATATCCAGGTCATAATGAAGATACAACGATAGGTTGGGAAAAAATAAACAATCCGTTTTTAAGATAAAACCATTGATTTAATATTTTATTTATGATACAATTATTTTTGTCGCATTTATATTATAGTGTTGGAGTGTTGGCCGAGTAGGTCGAAGGCGCTCGCCTGCTAAGCGAGTATACGACTACAATCGTATCGAGAGTTCGAATCTCTCACACTCCGCCATGATATTTTTCATACAAGTATTGTAAGTAGTCGCAGTATCTATTGCGAGATAGATATTGAGGAAAGTCCACGCTCGTCTAGGCTGAGACGCTTAGAGTTTGGGTGCCTGGCGAAATCATAAGCCAGGGCAGCATGATATGCTGACGGCGGTGAAATGAACTCACTGAGTTCAAAATAGCCTGAAAGTGCCACAGTGACGAAGTCCTTCTGGCGACAGAAGGAGTGGAACGAGGTAAACCCCACTTGCGAGAAACCTAAATTATGGTAAGGGAGCTATCCAGAGGGAATTCAACTGATGGATGGATTAGATAAAGTCTACCGCGACGTATGATTTATCTAATAGATAGATGGCTACTACTTCTTTTTAAGAAGTACAGAACGTGGCTTACAGCAATACTTGTATACGATGGCTTGGTAGCTCAGTCGGTAGAGCAGTAGACTGAAAATCTACGTGTCGGCGGTTCGATTCCGTCCCAAGCCACCAAATTACATATGCGGATGTGGTGGAATGGCAGACACGCTATCTTGAGGGGGTAGTGCTCTACGAGTGTGCGGGTTCAAATCCCGCCATCCGCACCATTTGGGTCTATAGCTCAGCTGGTTAGAGCGCACGCCTGATAAGCGTGAGGTCGGTGGTTCAAGTCCACTTAGTCCCACCAAAAACAATAAAAGTCTACACTTAGGTGTAGGCTTTTTGCTTTTCATACGTAGAATACTACCATTTAGACATTAATTTACTTATGCTCCTACAAATAAAGTATTATATAAAGTATAGTAAATCAGTAAAAAAACATCCAACAATGTATATAATTTCATAATAATAACTATTGTATATTGTACTGTGCAAAAGTATACTAAAACTATCTAATATAGATAGTTATATAGGTATTTTTAATCATGAGTCTACATTGATAATTATTACTACATCGTAATAAAAGGGAATATATATAGAAAGAAGTGGAGAGTGAAGAAGATGAACTTGTTTAGTAGTATTCGAGGGAAGTTAGGAATCATGGTATTTATTCCAATTATTTTGTTTATTCTTTTTAGTGCACTGTACACGATTCCTAAAAGCAAAGAAGACATGTTTCAAGAAAAGCAATTACAAACTAAGAATATGGTAGAAATTGGAGTTTCATTACTGAACCATTATTATGAAATGCAGACTGCTGGTGAGTTAACAAAGGAAGAAGCTCAAGCAAAGGCAATCGAAGCGATTCGTGCAGTACGTTATGGTGTAGGGCAACAGGATTATTTCTGGATTAATGATTTCCAACCGTATATCATCATGCATCCATTTAGACCTGACTTAGAAGGAACGGATGTGTCGGGTATTAAAGATAAAGAAGGATTATTGTTATTTGTGGAATTTGCGAAAGTAGCGAAAACCCAAGGCGCTGGATACGTTCCGTATTATTGGCAATATTATAGCGACAAAGATAGGGTAGAACCAAAGTTATCGTATGTTTCAACGTTTGAACCTTGGCAATGGGTTATTGGTACAGGTGTATATACGACTGATGTCAATGAAACGGCTGCCGCTCGAAGAAACACTAGTTTGTTATTTGTCATCGCAATCACAATATTTAGTAGTCTTCTGACATTCTTTTATTCGAATAAAGCGTTAATTCAGCCGCTAGAAACAGTTAAGTCACTTGGTACTTTAATGTCTCAAGGAGATTTCACGGCTGAGATACCATCAAAGCTATTAAATCGTAAAGATGAAATCGGTAAATTAGGGCAAGTGTTCTTGCTTATTAAGACTAACTTAACAGAAGTGCTTCTTAAGGTTCAGCAAAGCTCAGAACAAGTGGCCAATGCATCCAATGAACTTTCGGCAAGCGCAGAAGAAACTACACAAGCTACTAATAATATGTCGATTGCTATCCAATCAGTTGCTGATGGGACTGAAAATCAAGTGGTGAGTTCACAAGAAACCTCTAAGGCAATGGAGGAAATGGCGATTGGTGTAGGTCGAGTAGCAGAGACGTCATCAAACATTGCAGATGCTGCTAAGGGTATGCTTGCTCAATCCAATCATGGAAAGTCGTCTGTTTTACAAGCCATTGAAAAAATAGGTGACATTCAAAAAGATTCGCAATCGACTGCTTCAATTATCTCGACATTACACAAAGATTCAGAGAAAATCAGTGATTTTATTAAGATTATTGAAGATATCTCGGGGCAAACGAATCTATTAGCACTGAATGCTGCAATAGAAGCTGCCCGTGCTGGAGAAGCTGGAAGAGGGTTTGCTGTAGTTGCCGATGAAATTCGCAAGCTGGCGGATCAGACTTCTAATTCGACAAAAGAAATCTACAGCTTAGTTGGTACGATTCAAGTAAACACGAATCAAGCAGTATCATCAATTAAGAATAGTGAAACAACAGTCAATCATGGAATTGAAGCGATAGCGAATGTAGAAAAGCTATTTAGCACCATTATGCAATCTGTCCAAAGTATAACGACAGAGATTCAAGATCTTGCCTCTGTAGCTGAGCAGATGTCGGCTGGTTCTGAAGAGGTTAGTGCTTCAACTGCAGAGCTTACTACGATAGCACAAAATTCGGGAGCGAGCATACAAAATATTGCCGCTGTATCGGAAGAACAACTTGCAGCGATGGAAGAAATTTCTAGCTCTGCACAAATGCTTCTAGATATGTCCGAGGATTTAAAAGGCTTAATTTCACGTTTTAAAGTGTAAGGTTAAAGAAAAGGCTATAAATTGTATCCGTAGATACAATTTATAGCCTTTTTCTAACATCTTATTTACGGTCATCATACTCTGTCCTTTGTCATATCTCATATCTCACATTACTCATTAAAGTATTTCAGGACACCTTGAAAAATTCCTTCCGCTACTTTATCCTGAAACGTGCGATTTCTAGATACTAACTCATCATTATAATTACTAAGAAACGCAGCTTCCACTAGAATTGATAGCTGTGGATTTTCTCGTAATACGTAGAAATTCCCTTGTCTAGCGCCTAAATCCTTAAGGCCATTTTTTTGGACAATTTCCTGTTGAACCAATTTCGCTAGTTTCACGTCATTCCCTTTAGCATTATAGTGATACACTATCGTGCCGTTCACTGAAGAGCTATGGTTCGTATTATAATGGACGCTTATAAATGCATCTGCCTTATGTTTCGTTGATAGTGCAACCCGTTGAGGAAGGCTTAGAAATATATCTGTGTTTCTCGTCATAATCACATTCGAACCAGCGGCCTTTAACTTACTTTCTAATAATAAAGAGGTGGACAAACATAATTCCTTTTCTAAAGTCTTAAAATGTGAACCAATAGCCCCTACATCTATGCCACCATGGCCTGGGTCGATTACGATCGTTTTACCTTTTAGCAATCCTGCTATAGAGCGGTTGTTTTCCACATTATCGATACCTACAGCTTGGACTACCCATCCGGCCACAAAACCTTTCTTAGAATCTGCCAACGCAATCTCGAACCAATCCCCGTGAGTATTGATAATAGTAAATGTATCTCCCTGATTAACGCTCATTAGAATGTTGTAGCTAGTTCCTGGACCACTACGGATGTTTATCCCTGTTTTCGGGATGACAACATGAGGAGCTTGGCTAATAGGACTTGATTCTGGAGAACCAGGTTGACTCGTCTGCCCATCTGGTGGAGCAGTAGTACTATCGTTTACCGGTGGATTCTCTTTTTGTTGCTCAGAACTCGTATTAGAGTTGGTATCTGTTTGTTGTGCATATTCAGAAGCAATCCATCCTGTGTGTTGGTTTGTTTTTACTTGATACCATCCATCTTGAATTTTCAATAAATTCACAACTTGTCCTTTTGTCAATTTATCTAAAATCGTCGAAGAAGTGTTCGGTCCTGAACGCAAGTTCAGGATATTAGCAGTGATCGCTACTGAACGACTTACATCTGCTGATGCAGCCTGGGATGGCTTTACTTCTTGGTGTGATGTTACAACTACCCAAGAGGCTACCCAACCAACTGTCTGTGGGTTTAACTGGATCTGAATCCATTCTCCGTTATTCTCAAGAATAGGATAGAACTCCTGTTTTTTAATCGACGTTACGACAGGGAACGATAAGCTAGGTCCGGTCCGAACGTTAATTCCGTTGGACACAGCTTCTACTACCTGAACTTTGACAAGTTGGTTCGATTGTATGGTTTGCTCACTAACTAACCAACTAGCAACCCAGCCGAGTTGGTTATTATGTAATTGAATTTTATACCAGCGATCTTTATCTTCTAAAACCGAAAATTGCTCACCTTTTTTTACGCTATCGATAATTTGAAACTGTGTACCTGGACCTGATCTTACATTTAGTGCATTGACTTCTATAATAATTTGTTTGGTATTCGCATAAGCAATTCCAAATATTGAAACAATAAACGTTACAAGGACAATAATCATTATAATTGACCTTAAGCGATGTGCATTCATGGAAACATCCTCTCAGGTTGTAATTGCAGTCACTTTTCCATTTTACTACATAAGGGGGAATCAGGCTATGCGAATTTCTAAAAAAGATCAACAAATCAGACACCAAATACTAAATATTAACAATATGGAACGTCACGAAAGTACAACTGTTGAGCTTTATATGTATCAGAATCTTGGCCCGGATATTTATTGTACAAAAGCTTTAGTAGAAAGCCTTGTTAGTAAGAAGTAGGAATTTCTAACAATAAATTTCATCATGAGTTATTGACCAGTATATATGTTAAAGGTAGAATAGTGGCGATTAGGAGGGGGACTATGATTTCTGAGATCTTTCTAAATGCAGAAGCCTCAATCGCACAATTACAAATTGAACGTTTATACCACGCAGTATATGGATGCAAACCAACATTTATAGAAGACTCTTATAATCATGCATGTGTTATAAAAATAGAACACTGCGATGAGCGATTAGCATGTCGGTTAACGCATCCTTTAATAACGGTCGTCACGTCTTTTCCAAGTACGGAGTATACAATTCAACAAGTAGTAGCACATACTTTCGTGAAAGCTATTGAAGATTGTCGTATTAACGAATTACCCTGGGGTATATTGACGGGAATTCGCCCTTTAAAATTATATCGTGCTTTAGTTGAGAAAGTGGGATTACGGTTAGCTGAGGAAAAGCTAAGAGATTTCTATTTCGTGAAAGACAACAAAATTCAATTACTTCGAACGATTTATGAGGTACAAGCAAAGGTACTAAATTTCAATACGTCTGATATTGTATGCTTATATATAGGGATTCCCTATTGTCCTTCAAGATGTACATATTGTACCTTCCCAGGATATATCGCAAAATCAGACGCTGAGATTGCTAGCTTCTTTCATGCGATGATGGAAGAGCTACAATTTACTATGGACTGGTTACGCAATCATAACAAGAAAATCCGTTCTGTATATATTGGCGGAGGCACACCAACGGTACTATCTTTACATCAATTAGAGGTATTACTACAAAAATTACAGAGTCAATTACATGATCAATGTATTGAATTTACAATAGAAGCTGGCAGAGCTGACACGATTACAGCAGATACATTAAAGCTTATAAAAAAGTATGGAGTGCATCGAATCAGTATCAATCCTCAGAGCTTTCACGATAAGACTCTTCGAGAAATTGGCCGTAATCATAGTGTAGAAGAAGTACTGCAGGTCTATTCTATGGCTAAAATCGGCATTAATCAAATTAACATGGATTTGATTCTTGGACTTCCGAATGAAACTTTAGAAGACGTGAAAGCAACTTTTAAGGTAATTGATCAGTTGCGTCCTGAATCATTGACAATTCACACCTTAGCACTAAAAACCAAATCTAAATTACTAGAAACGACTGATTCAAAGCAATTCAAGAAAAATGCAATTGCTCAAGAAATGTTAGCATATGCACAAGGATGGGCAAAAGAACAATCATACATACCGTACTATATCTATCGTCAAAAAAATATTGCGTCTAACCTTGAAAATATAGGGTATGCCCTCGAAAATCAGCATTCTATTTATAATATATTAATTATGGAGGAACTTACTTCTATAGTAGGTGTTGGCTGTGGAGCGGTAAGCAAATTAATCGACGCGACTACTGGAGAAATCGTTCGTGTCGCAAATCCAGTGAATCCTGATTACTATGTAAAAAATATTAAAGAAATTATGACAAATAAGGTAACCAAAATGGCTAAAATATTGACAAAGTGTTAATGAAATGTGTATGATAGCGTTTGAAAAGGATAATTGAATATCTGGAGAGCATGAGAAAAAAGTAGCAGACACGGAGTAGTGAAAGAGAGTAGGTGCTAGGCTGAAACACCTATCTACTAATTGGATGTGAAGACAGTTCTTGATAGCTTGCTTGTATGAGCCGTAACCAATACGATACATGGACTAAGGTAGTGTTATATGAAGTTAACACTAGAATTAGGGTGGCACCACGGGTATAAAGCTCTCGTCCCTTGCGTTTAAGGGATTAGTGCTTTTTTTATTGGCATTTTTTGCTCATTTATATGAAGTAATTAAAAATTATT
Proteins encoded in this region:
- a CDS encoding MBL fold metallo-hydrolase, whose protein sequence is MVWNIRTLPMGPVEANCYVIYDEQSKNGFIVDPGSLDIHDILEIIESEQLQIQYILLTHGHFDHILGIDELRKVINAPVCIHKDDQIKLINAKENLSTFMGSGYEFNAAERVLEDREMLPIANMNIVVYHTPGHTSGGVCYHLGNYLFSGDTLFAGSVGRTDFPGGSMDQLIDGIRKQLLVLPDDTVVYPGHNEDTTIGWEKINNPFLR
- a CDS encoding methyl-accepting chemotaxis protein codes for the protein MNLFSSIRGKLGIMVFIPIILFILFSALYTIPKSKEDMFQEKQLQTKNMVEIGVSLLNHYYEMQTAGELTKEEAQAKAIEAIRAVRYGVGQQDYFWINDFQPYIIMHPFRPDLEGTDVSGIKDKEGLLLFVEFAKVAKTQGAGYVPYYWQYYSDKDRVEPKLSYVSTFEPWQWVIGTGVYTTDVNETAAARRNTSLLFVIAITIFSSLLTFFYSNKALIQPLETVKSLGTLMSQGDFTAEIPSKLLNRKDEIGKLGQVFLLIKTNLTEVLLKVQQSSEQVANASNELSASAEETTQATNNMSIAIQSVADGTENQVVSSQETSKAMEEMAIGVGRVAETSSNIADAAKGMLAQSNHGKSSVLQAIEKIGDIQKDSQSTASIISTLHKDSEKISDFIKIIEDISGQTNLLALNAAIEAARAGEAGRGFAVVADEIRKLADQTSNSTKEIYSLVGTIQVNTNQAVSSIKNSETTVNHGIEAIANVEKLFSTIMQSVQSITTEIQDLASVAEQMSAGSEEVSASTAELTTIAQNSGASIQNIAAVSEEQLAAMEEISSSAQMLLDMSEDLKGLISRFKV
- a CDS encoding RelA/SpoT family protein, with protein sequence MNIQALLVKIKDYPQQDIERITSAYEEAARAHEGQKRISGEDYIIHPLSVAIITAELKLDAVTIMAALLHDVVEDTPVTTEEIEKKFGKDVAMLVDGVTKLSKIKYQTKEEQQAENLRKMFMAMAKDIRVLLIKLADRLNNIRTLKPLPPEKQKRIAQETLEIFAPLAHRLGISTVKWELEDIAFRYIEPSQYYRIVNLMTQKRRDREQFIDQINLELRTRLDQMEISADISGRPKHIYSIHRKMVSQNKRFDEIYDLLAVRVIVENIKDCYAVLGVVHTIWKPMPGRFKDYIAMPKVNMYQSLHTTVIGPQGKPFEIQIRTLDMHQTAELGIAAHWAYKENKKIHNNNYEQKLGWFKEILDWQHDVGDANEFVENIKYDLYAEDVFVFTPKGDVFELPAGSVPIDFAYRVHTDVGNSTVGAKINGRIVTLDYRLKTGDIIEILTSKQSFGPSRDWLKIAQSSQAKAKIRNWFKKQKRDENIQKGREMLEKELRKLNFEPGDFLGHQQLQEMIKKFNFSHESDLYAAIGYNGISAHQIAMRLTEKQRHDQARDNHLTALLEAKPVLKHKKKQPLGVRVKGVDNLLVRFSKCCSPVPGDDIVGYITKGRGVSVHRLDCPNVQNEENAQRLIPVEWESDVETSYTVELEITGLDRPLLLNEVMQAVSETKTDINAASGKGDRNKRAIILLTISIRNVEHLRTIVERIKRVRDIYTVRRVMQ
- a CDS encoding adenine phosphoribosyltransferase; its protein translation is MDLKECIRLIPNYPKEGILFKDITPLLKNSDALQYTIKQMVKFCENKQPDIVVGPESRGFIFGTPLAYELGAGFVPVRKPGKLPAEVERVEYELEYGTDALEIHKDSIMPGQKVVICDDLLATGGTVQSAIQLIEKLGGEVVGICFLIELTFLNGADKLKGYDVQSLIKY
- the hemZ gene encoding coproporphyrinogen dehydrogenase HemZ, which translates into the protein MISEIFLNAEASIAQLQIERLYHAVYGCKPTFIEDSYNHACVIKIEHCDERLACRLTHPLITVVTSFPSTEYTIQQVVAHTFVKAIEDCRINELPWGILTGIRPLKLYRALVEKVGLRLAEEKLRDFYFVKDNKIQLLRTIYEVQAKVLNFNTSDIVCLYIGIPYCPSRCTYCTFPGYIAKSDAEIASFFHAMMEELQFTMDWLRNHNKKIRSVYIGGGTPTVLSLHQLEVLLQKLQSQLHDQCIEFTIEAGRADTITADTLKLIKKYGVHRISINPQSFHDKTLREIGRNHSVEEVLQVYSMAKIGINQINMDLILGLPNETLEDVKATFKVIDQLRPESLTIHTLALKTKSKLLETTDSKQFKKNAIAQEMLAYAQGWAKEQSYIPYYIYRQKNIASNLENIGYALENQHSIYNILIMEELTSIVGVGCGAVSKLIDATTGEIVRVANPVNPDYYVKNIKEIMTNKVTKMAKILTKC
- a CDS encoding SH3 domain-containing protein, translated to MNAHRLRSIIMIIVLVTFIVSIFGIAYANTKQIIIEVNALNVRSGPGTQFQIIDSVKKGEQFSVLEDKDRWYKIQLHNNQLGWVASWLVSEQTIQSNQLVKVQVVEAVSNGINVRTGPSLSFPVVTSIKKQEFYPILENNGEWIQIQLNPQTVGWVASWVVVTSHQEVKPSQAASADVSRSVAITANILNLRSGPNTSSTILDKLTKGQVVNLLKIQDGWYQVKTNQHTGWIASEYAQQTDTNSNTSSEQQKENPPVNDSTTAPPDGQTSQPGSPESSPISQAPHVVIPKTGINIRSGPGTSYNILMSVNQGDTFTIINTHGDWFEIALADSKKGFVAGWVVQAVGIDNVENNRSIAGLLKGKTIVIDPGHGGIDVGAIGSHFKTLEKELCLSTSLLLESKLKAAGSNVIMTRNTDIFLSLPQRVALSTKHKADAFISVHYNTNHSSSVNGTIVYHYNAKGNDVKLAKLVQQEIVQKNGLKDLGARQGNFYVLRENPQLSILVEAAFLSNYNDELVSRNRTFQDKVAEGIFQGVLKYFNE